From the Candidatus Zymogenus saltonus genome, one window contains:
- a CDS encoding inverse autotransporter beta domain-containing protein, translated as MFSSNTVADTKNNEDDQKWTIHFSPGIRWGTDNRTLYILDFLVPLYQDERNILFVNAKYTPNDLNGWETNLGLGYRHILIDEYLLLGINGFYDWRKTPWGTRHTQWGVGAEVMVELGILEDGGGLGLTGRFNYYQPLTDAIVEVRPRDSGSIQLNLLSQSKSPRTFPTTSPGFLPSTLIIGSLPTSPRS; from the coding sequence GTGTTTTCTTCAAACACTGTCGCAGACACCAAAAACAATGAAGATGATCAGAAATGGACCATCCATTTCAGTCCGGGGATAAGGTGGGGGACGGATAACCGCACCCTTTACATCCTCGATTTTCTCGTTCCCCTCTACCAGGACGAAAGGAACATCCTCTTTGTAAACGCGAAGTATACCCCCAACGACCTCAACGGCTGGGAGACGAATCTCGGCCTCGGGTATCGACACATCCTCATCGATGAATACCTTCTCCTCGGGATAAACGGCTTTTATGACTGGCGAAAAACACCCTGGGGTACCAGGCATACACAGTGGGGTGTGGGGGCGGAGGTTATGGTAGAACTAGGTATCCTTGAAGACGGCGGCGGCCTGGGACTGACGGGAAGGTTCAACTATTATCAGCCGCTGACCGACGCAATTGTAGAGGTAAGACCAAGAGACAGCGGATCGATTCAATTGAATTTGCTGTCTCAATCCAAGAGCCCGAGGACCTTCCCCACCACATCCCCCGGATTTTTGCCCAGTACCCTTATCATCGGCTCCTTGCCCACGTCCCCGCGGTCGTAG
- the thiD gene encoding bifunctional hydroxymethylpyrimidine kinase/phosphomethylpyrimidine kinase, protein MNDPVKVLTIAGTDSGGGAGVQADLKTITALGGYGMSVICALTAQNTVGVQAIHDVPLDFIEAQFDSVMKDIGADGAKTGMLASSVVVRTVVKKVKEYKIERLVVDPVMVAKSGDPLLSEDGIKAVSEEMIPLAMVVTPNIPEAEVLSGIKIEGVDSMKRAAEIIAGLGARNVVVKGGHLEGEAVDVLFNGAEFTLFPKERVETKNTHGTGCTFSAAIATGLASGMDVSSAVKQAELYIDTAIRFSLNVGRGHGPTNHMAWFLRDSERYGVIEELKRGAGTLVQKNIAPLIPEVQSNLGYALPYAVKHDHVAAFPARIIKAGGGVLVPVSPEFGASIHIANIILTAMRYDPGLRSAMNIRFGEDLIKKANDRGLAVASFSRADEPEDVKDAEGSSLAWGVSKVLSETGGTPDLIYDRGDVGKEPMIRVLGKNPGDVVGKVLGLLD, encoded by the coding sequence ATGAATGATCCGGTCAAGGTATTGACGATAGCGGGCACAGACTCCGGCGGGGGCGCCGGCGTCCAGGCCGACCTCAAGACGATCACCGCCCTTGGGGGATACGGAATGAGCGTCATCTGTGCGCTTACGGCCCAGAACACCGTGGGCGTTCAGGCGATACACGACGTGCCGTTGGATTTCATAGAGGCGCAGTTCGACTCGGTGATGAAAGACATCGGAGCTGACGGCGCCAAGACCGGGATGCTTGCAAGCTCGGTGGTAGTGCGCACGGTCGTTAAAAAAGTGAAGGAGTACAAGATAGAAAGGCTTGTGGTCGATCCGGTCATGGTGGCGAAGAGCGGCGATCCGCTCCTCTCCGAGGACGGGATCAAGGCGGTCTCGGAGGAGATGATCCCCTTAGCAATGGTCGTCACACCGAACATCCCGGAGGCGGAGGTGCTGTCCGGGATAAAGATAGAGGGCGTTGACTCGATGAAGAGGGCGGCCGAGATAATCGCAGGCCTCGGGGCGAGAAACGTGGTGGTGAAGGGGGGGCACCTTGAGGGTGAAGCGGTGGACGTTCTGTTTAACGGGGCGGAGTTTACTCTTTTTCCGAAAGAGAGGGTAGAAACTAAAAACACCCACGGGACGGGCTGCACCTTTTCGGCGGCGATAGCAACGGGGTTGGCATCAGGAATGGACGTTTCTTCCGCCGTGAAACAGGCCGAGCTCTATATCGACACCGCCATCCGGTTTTCCCTCAATGTGGGGAGGGGGCACGGCCCCACGAACCACATGGCGTGGTTCTTGAGAGATAGCGAAAGATACGGGGTAATCGAGGAGCTGAAGAGGGGGGCGGGGACCTTGGTGCAAAAAAACATCGCCCCCCTCATACCGGAGGTGCAGTCCAACCTCGGGTACGCGCTGCCGTACGCAGTGAAGCATGACCACGTTGCGGCGTTTCCGGCAAGGATTATTAAAGCGGGCGGCGGCGTGCTGGTCCCTGTGTCTCCCGAGTTCGGGGCGTCGATCCATATCGCGAACATCATCCTGACCGCCATGAGATACGATCCCGGGCTGAGGTCGGCCATGAATATCCGCTTCGGGGAAGATCTGATCAAAAAGGCGAACGATAGGGGCCTTGCCGTCGCGTCATTCTCCAGGGCCGATGAGCCTGAAGACGTCAAGGACGCCGAGGGGTCGAGTCTGGCCTGGGGAGTCTCGAAGGTCCTGTCGGAGACGGGGGGGACGCCTGATCTTATCTACGACCGCGGGGACGTGGGCAAGGAGCCGATGATAAGGGTACTGGGCAAAAATCCGGGGGATGTGGTGGGGAAGGTCCTCGGGCTCTTGGATTGA
- a CDS encoding thiazole biosynthesis protein, with the protein MAVDEITISRAIVKTYMEKLTEHLDLEVAIVGGGPAGLTAGYFLAREGVKVALFDKKLSIGGGIWGGGMMFNEIVVQEEARRLLDTFGISYREFAPGYYTADSIETASTLISMSMKAGLRIFNLIEVEDVMVRQGRVTGLVVLWTAANMAGLHVDPIAVRAKFVIDATGHDCEVVGVICRKSGERLLTPSGDVEGEKSLWSDVAETKTIENTREAYPGVYVSGMSANAVFGSFRMGPLFGGMLLSGEKVAELIKGRLNKGEQKNE; encoded by the coding sequence ATGGCTGTTGACGAAATCACGATCTCAAGGGCGATTGTAAAGACCTACATGGAAAAACTGACGGAGCACCTCGACCTCGAAGTCGCCATCGTCGGAGGGGGGCCGGCCGGCCTGACGGCGGGCTACTTCCTGGCGAGGGAGGGGGTAAAGGTCGCCCTGTTTGACAAGAAGCTCTCCATCGGGGGAGGCATCTGGGGCGGGGGCATGATGTTCAACGAGATAGTCGTTCAGGAAGAGGCGAGGCGCCTCCTCGACACGTTCGGCATCTCGTACAGGGAGTTCGCCCCCGGCTACTACACCGCCGACTCGATCGAGACCGCGTCCACGCTGATCTCGATGTCGATGAAGGCGGGGCTTCGCATCTTCAACCTGATCGAGGTCGAGGACGTGATGGTGAGGCAGGGGAGAGTTACGGGACTCGTTGTGCTGTGGACCGCCGCCAACATGGCTGGCCTCCACGTAGACCCGATTGCCGTCAGGGCGAAGTTCGTCATCGACGCCACCGGCCACGACTGCGAGGTGGTGGGCGTAATTTGCAGGAAGTCGGGGGAGAGGCTTCTCACCCCCTCGGGAGACGTGGAGGGGGAGAAGTCGCTCTGGTCCGATGTGGCGGAGACCAAGACGATCGAAAACACCAGGGAGGCGTATCCGGGGGTGTACGTTTCCGGCATGAGCGCCAACGCGGTATTCGGGTCGTTTCGGATGGGCCCTCTCTTCGGCGGTATGCTCCTCTCCGGGGAGAAGGTTGCCGAGCTTATCAAGGGGCGTCTGAATAAGGGGGAACAAAAAAATGAATGA
- a CDS encoding long-chain fatty acid--CoA ligase yields the protein MKERLWHKSYAPGVKKTLEYEKVTVSEALRRSAEKFPDNVALNYMGKKITYSELDRLVNRFARALMDMGIGKGDRVALCLPNLPQTVIANFAILRIGAVAVQNNPLYTERELEHQLNDSESVMVITMSLLVPRMLSLMPKTKIKKIIACHINSYLPFPKKQLFPYVKKAMHKEVETTEEVVVFKDIIGKYSDEPLEDKGEWEKLSIIIYTGGTTGASKGILISHKGISSSIQQFAAWFPDLMPGEESLVGTYPIFHIAGFIVNQCFIPWKGWTQHMIPRPEPKGIIDILKKNKPTFLPGVPTIFVGLLSDPEFRKMELSFIKGFFSAAGPLAADTIRDMKGLTGATICEVYGLTETSVVAVTPWGGEIKQGTVGVPMVDNDFKIVDPDNIKKELPQGEIGEIVVKGPQMMMGYNNLPELTKESMADGWFCTGDIGFFDEDGYLSIVDRKKDMIIAGGYNIYPVEVDNILFDHPKILEACCIGVPDEYRGETVKAFIVLEQGEELTEEEVTSFCKEHLSAYKVPKIIEFVDALPKSAVGKILRRELRKIEMEKRKGS from the coding sequence ATGAAGGAAAGATTATGGCATAAGTCGTATGCTCCGGGGGTGAAAAAGACCCTCGAATACGAGAAGGTTACAGTGTCCGAGGCATTGAGGAGGTCCGCCGAAAAATTCCCCGATAACGTGGCTCTGAACTATATGGGGAAAAAGATCACCTACAGTGAGCTCGACCGCCTAGTGAATCGTTTCGCCAGGGCCTTAATGGATATGGGGATAGGGAAGGGGGACAGAGTGGCCCTCTGCCTTCCGAACCTCCCCCAGACGGTGATAGCCAACTTCGCGATATTACGGATCGGGGCGGTGGCGGTTCAGAACAATCCTCTCTATACAGAGCGGGAGCTGGAGCACCAGCTCAACGATTCTGAGAGCGTTATGGTGATCACGATGTCGCTTCTCGTCCCCAGGATGTTGAGCCTCATGCCCAAGACCAAGATAAAGAAGATCATCGCCTGTCACATCAATTCATACCTGCCGTTTCCGAAGAAGCAGCTCTTTCCCTACGTCAAGAAGGCGATGCACAAGGAGGTGGAGACTACCGAGGAGGTGGTCGTGTTCAAGGATATCATAGGCAAATATTCCGACGAGCCCCTCGAAGATAAGGGGGAGTGGGAGAAGCTCTCCATCATCATCTATACCGGCGGCACCACCGGCGCGAGCAAGGGTATATTGATTAGCCACAAGGGCATCAGCTCGAGCATTCAGCAGTTTGCCGCGTGGTTTCCCGACCTTATGCCCGGGGAGGAGAGCTTGGTGGGGACTTACCCGATATTTCATATAGCGGGGTTTATTGTAAACCAGTGCTTTATCCCCTGGAAGGGTTGGACGCAGCATATGATTCCCCGACCGGAGCCGAAGGGTATCATCGACATTTTGAAGAAGAACAAGCCTACTTTTCTCCCCGGGGTTCCCACCATTTTCGTGGGACTCCTCTCCGATCCGGAGTTTCGGAAAATGGAACTGTCGTTTATTAAAGGCTTCTTCTCAGCGGCGGGGCCCCTGGCGGCCGATACGATAAGGGATATGAAGGGACTTACGGGCGCCACGATATGCGAGGTGTATGGACTGACCGAGACCTCCGTGGTTGCGGTGACCCCATGGGGGGGCGAGATAAAGCAGGGCACCGTGGGGGTGCCGATGGTGGACAACGACTTCAAGATTGTGGATCCGGACAATATCAAGAAGGAGCTTCCCCAGGGGGAGATCGGGGAGATAGTCGTCAAGGGACCCCAGATGATGATGGGGTACAACAATCTGCCGGAATTGACGAAGGAGTCTATGGCGGACGGCTGGTTCTGCACGGGGGACATAGGGTTTTTCGACGAGGACGGCTACCTGAGCATCGTAGACCGGAAGAAGGACATGATAATCGCCGGGGGGTACAACATCTATCCGGTGGAGGTCGACAATATCCTCTTCGACCATCCGAAGATATTAGAGGCGTGCTGCATCGGCGTCCCGGACGAATACAGGGGTGAGACGGTCAAGGCCTTCATCGTGCTGGAGCAGGGTGAGGAGTTGACGGAGGAGGAGGTGACGAGCTTCTGCAAGGAGCACCTCTCCGCCTACAAGGTTCCCAAGATAATCGAGTTTGTAGACGCGCTGCCGAAGAGCGCCGTGGGTAAGATCCTCCGCAGGGAGCTGAGGAAAATCGAGATGGAAAAGAGGAAGGGGAGCTAA
- a CDS encoding 2-oxoglutarate oxidoreductase yields MKRVFKKPESLSDKPFHFCPGCNHGIIHRLCGEALDQYNLVPKTIGVASVGCSVFLYDYFRIDVVEAPHGRAPAVATGVKRAMPDHFVFTYQGDGDLASIGMSEIVHCANRGEPITVIFVNNTVYGMTGGQMAPTTMLGQKTTTSPYGREYEQDGYPVRMAEMLATLEGSAYVARVAVNNPKRVISAKKAIKKAFQMQIDNIGFSFVEVLSTCPTNWRMTPKEAAVRVDEELIPYFPLGVFKERTMSDQGAI; encoded by the coding sequence ATGAAGCGGGTCTTCAAGAAGCCGGAGAGCCTCTCGGACAAGCCGTTCCACTTCTGCCCGGGCTGCAATCACGGGATAATACACCGCCTCTGCGGGGAGGCGTTGGATCAATACAACCTCGTCCCGAAGACGATAGGGGTGGCGTCCGTCGGCTGCAGCGTCTTCCTCTACGACTACTTCAGGATCGACGTCGTCGAGGCGCCCCACGGGAGGGCGCCGGCGGTGGCTACAGGCGTAAAGAGGGCGATGCCGGACCACTTCGTCTTTACATACCAGGGGGACGGAGACCTGGCGTCCATCGGGATGAGCGAGATCGTCCACTGCGCGAACCGCGGGGAGCCGATAACCGTGATATTCGTAAACAACACGGTATACGGCATGACCGGCGGGCAGATGGCCCCCACCACCATGCTGGGGCAGAAGACCACGACCTCCCCCTACGGGAGGGAATACGAGCAGGACGGTTACCCTGTCAGGATGGCCGAGATGCTCGCCACCCTCGAGGGCTCGGCCTACGTGGCGAGGGTCGCGGTAAACAACCCGAAGAGGGTCATAAGCGCCAAGAAGGCCATCAAGAAGGCCTTCCAGATGCAGATCGACAACATAGGGTTCTCCTTCGTGGAGGTGCTCTCCACCTGCCCCACGAACTGGAGGATGACACCCAAGGAGGCCGCCGTCAGGGTCGACGAGGAGCTCATTCCCTATTTCCCCCTTGGAGTCTTCAAGGAGCGCACCATGTCTGACCAGGGGGCTATTTAA
- a CDS encoding 2-oxoacid:acceptor oxidoreductase family protein, protein MYYDTIMAGFGGQGIMLIGNLLAYAAMNENKNVTYMPAYGVEMRGGTANCTVVISDNPVGSPIIGHPKSAIVMNKPSLTRFGPNVVEGGLLLINSSLISEEVDARPDLKQIKVPANEKAGELGNDKMANMVIFGAFLQLTNIVKPDTVFEAFKKVLDERYHKLIPKNVEMIKAGMKFAEEYNGG, encoded by the coding sequence ATGTATTACGATACGATAATGGCCGGTTTCGGCGGACAGGGGATAATGCTGATAGGAAACCTCCTCGCCTACGCCGCAATGAACGAAAACAAGAACGTGACCTACATGCCGGCCTATGGAGTCGAGATGAGGGGCGGCACCGCAAACTGCACCGTGGTCATCTCAGACAACCCCGTGGGTTCCCCCATCATAGGCCACCCAAAGAGCGCCATCGTAATGAACAAGCCGAGCCTGACGAGGTTCGGCCCGAACGTCGTGGAGGGGGGGCTGCTTTTGATCAACTCGTCTCTCATAAGCGAGGAGGTGGACGCAAGGCCCGACCTGAAACAGATCAAGGTCCCCGCAAACGAGAAGGCGGGGGAGCTCGGAAACGACAAGATGGCCAACATGGTGATATTCGGAGCTTTCCTTCAGCTGACAAATATAGTAAAGCCGGATACGGTATTTGAGGCCTTCAAGAAGGTTTTGGACGAGAGGTACCACAAGCTGATACCGAAGAACGTCGAGATGATCAAGGCGGGGATGAAGTTCGCCGAGGAGTATAACGGCGGCTGA